Below is a genomic region from Enoplosus armatus isolate fEnoArm2 chromosome 10, fEnoArm2.hap1, whole genome shotgun sequence.
AGCTGTCACAGCACTGAGCATGCCGCTGAACCAGGTATGTAAACTATAATTGGTCTGTGATGAGGAAGCCTGAGGCTGCTGAGTTGCCAGAAATCAACCATCttggatgtttgttttgctttaaaattCCTCCAGCTGCCAAATGTGGCGAAAATGCCGCAACTTGCAAGCTGGAAACATCTGATTTCACCTTTAACTCAACCAATATGACTCAATTCGGTTATGGAATTGCTGCAAATGTGGTTGCTGTGCTGTTGTATGGAAGCAACTTTGTTCCTGTCAAAAGAATAGAGACAGGAGATGGTAAGCATACAGGGCTTGCTTTTCTTTACAAAGGTTTAACATTATTAAatactttaatttaattattaaatcGAGTTTTGAGTAAAGGCCCTCATGAGAATTTGccctgttgtgtttacaggaaTGTTTTTTCAATGGGTAACCTGTGCAGCCATATGGGTTGTATCTATGGTTGGAGACTTGATGCTTCAGTCGCCCAAATTCTACCCTTTTGCAATGCTTGGAGGTGTCATCTGGGCTACAGGTAATGTCTCAAGAGAGCAAGACTTCAAACTCAAGTGTTTCTTCATGTGGTTGAGTGCAGTTTGGTCTCATAGGATCAAGTGTCTTTCAAGTGTCCAGCTGGACGTTGGGATGCAGCATCTTAAAGCATCCAATTTAAAGAGTCTGTCTTCTGCCGTCCACCTTAAAATGATAACATTGGTACTCCTGTGAGAGATGACACCAACTTTGAGAACACTGAAAGACAGTGTGTCCCAATTTCATTCAATATATTAATACTACAAAGTACACTTTAATGTTGACAGTGCACTATTTTGGTTTAGTTTAAGCACAGTGACGGAACgctttatttgtcattttttacttaaaacaTGGTTAGAACCAGCACAGTATGAAACTGGGACATTACCAGATTTACTGTAAGCACTAGACATACATCTTTTGATTTAGAGTTGACTGATACAGGGAAAACTCAAATTGTATGGAAAACTGATTCATCACTGAATGTGCACGGCAGTCTTTTGTCAAGAGAGTAGACGGCACCAGcctcacagagagaaaacacatggGAGGTTCACACTATCTATAAGACATGCATGTTGCCAACTTTTTCTCCCATGTCATCTGCAGGGAATATAGCAGTTGTTCCAATTGTTAAAGCGATTGGCCTCGCTCTTGGGATTTTAATTTGGGGATCCTCAAGTTTGTTGATGGGCTGGGCCAGTTCAAGGTGAGTCTGGTTAATATATGCTCTTCCAGCcagaatggaaaataaaagtcctTTCTTTTGGTgacttttaaattaaatcaactAACTTTAAAAAACGGCATTCTGGGACATTCAggcatgtgagtgtgagtgtgtccgTCTTTCACAGATTTGGCTGGTTTGGGATTACTGCTCAGGATGTTTCCAGGCCGATATTAAATTATTGTGGAGCTGGGTTGTGTGTGCTCAGGTAAACTGTATATGGAAGTAAAATCTCTTGCCAGCAGGATTGTCTAATAGCtgcaacaagaacaaaaaacgTTGGTGGTGTTTCATTGTCGGCTTTGTTTTGCATGACAGACatgacttttgtgtttgttccagTGGCctgatctttttctttgtgaaaacGGACGTGGAACTGCATCCCAACTCTGAATCAATGCCATTACTTATTGACAGGGTGAGTACATTGATTGGATGTCAGTTTATTTTTCGAGAACAAATTTCTGACATCATACTTAAAGCAAATTTAAATCTACCAATATTCTCTCAAGGAGAATCTAGATCAATTCTTGCCACATGGTTTCTCAAAGTGAGTTGTGAtgactttgtcttgttttgtgtgctCTGATGGTGTCATTGTTTTGAAAGACAACATGACTCCATATTAGGATGCTGTTCCTTTCTGCAGAGAACAAATTCAAGCAGCTATGGACCAAGTTCTTCAGAGTTCTGGATAGATGTCATCGGACCAAAGACCAAGCGGTTCATGTGAGCTCAACTCATTTGCAGTCAGTGGGCTGTGTGCACAAACAATGCGCTTGCAAGCTAAAAGCACAGACAAGGGAAGGTTGTTGAAACATTGATTTTGATTAAAGTATCAATAGAAATATTGTTTCCCAAAGTGTGTCTTGTTGAgctgacaaacaggaagccgTTCTTTGACTTAGTGAGTAATTTCGTAATTAAGACTTTGATCCCACTGGGGAAATGGGCTGCAGCAGCCAAATAATACAATAAGCAGGGGGAAATGTAAGCActcaatgaaatgaataattcaaacaGCAAACATGATAGATTAAAAGTGTGAATGAGTATAGCATCAGTAGTGTAAGAAATGCCGTCTCCATTGTCCACTTTTAAATTGTTTGCttaaaattaaatgttaaatatatgtatacatatacacatgcgcatttaaatgtaaagaatCCATTTTCATCAGCATTGTGTGTAATGTTTAAATTAGTATTAAAAATTCAACGACATGTCAGTGGAGATTTGAAACCCATCCATCATGCAGTTTCTCAGTCTCATTCTTTCATCAGTGGCTGCCTGCTTGCCGTTGTGTCAGGTCTGCTGTACGGGTCCTCCTTTGCGCCCATCCTCTACATTAAGAGCCATTCATCGAGCCATGACAGCATGTTCCATGGAGCCAGTGTCTATGGTATGTTTGATAACTGCCTTCacttctacattttttttaagctaCTATTGATATATCTTACTTAAAGACTAAATGGAAAAAAGATTGAAACATCCTCTCAGGTTTAAGACTGTACCAcattgtaataaataaaatgtcttgctgctgtttttatatcGCTTCAGCTCTTGACTGCATTGATTGATCTCTTTAAAACAAAGGAATGCAATAgattttagctgtttttaatgtaaacctacagggacaaacacaaatgatgTAAAACTGTCAATTCTTGTTTCAACTTCTTCAGACCTCGACTATGTTTACGCGCAGTGCTCTGGCATTTTTGTTGCAAGCACAGTGTACTTTGCCATCTACTGTGCTGCCATGAATAACAAGCCCAGGGTCTACTCCAGAGCCATCCTTCCAGGTAACGCGCAGTTTACCAGTACTGTGACATAAGCATTATCTTTTGAGTCATTATTAATTTAAGATTACTTTACACTTTATAAGGGGGGACCTGtacaagataaatctgaggagtCACAAGATCACAAACAtctccctttttttattttcttaaaacaagtgaaaaaaatcTGCCAGTGTAGTgagaatgtttctttttctttccaacGTAAATTCATGATCaaagaaatattaaagaaaaacacagcattgtGTGAATTCCTTTCGGACATGTTTTCTTGTCAAATACTAGATATTTTCACCTCTTCAGGCCACTAAAAATCATGCAAATGAAACTGTCTAAAAAGGAAGTCTGCTGATGACTCATGTCCAAACTCAGCCCATAACTTGTGATGAGGGGTTGCAAGACATCTCTTCATTTTAATGGGCCATAAGCCAACCACAAACTGCTTCCTCAGAATTGGCATCTGGTTTTTCACACTGTTCAGCTCAGACAGGGAGTCTAAAACTAGGGGTCCTGGCTATAGTAGGACACCATTTTCCGTCAGCTGACTTATTTCTGTGAACCACTAAGCTGTCATGCACAAGGGGCCAACAGAGTGTTTAATAATAGCTCCAGTTTGACTCTCACCAAGTCAGGAAGAATAAGAGGAAATGCAGAAGCTTCCTTTGCCAACctgcatgtgcaaacacaacCACTCAGGGGAATATTTGGAAATGTTGGTTCAGGCAAAACTGCTTGGGGCAAACATGTCCACTCGGGCCCAAAACCTGGCATGCAGTGTGGCTTTTGAGTTTAGATAAGTACTTTGGTTTACATCTTCGTGGGTGGCCTACAGAGGCTACCCACTGAGCCTACTTTCATGGGAGCCACTCTTCAATTTGTGAGCCTGGCACTTATTCTCatctccatttgtttttgtatactTTTGTACTACTGTTATACCTACCTATATTTTGCACTTGACTCAAGCAAAAGTACACTCCCTTGTCTCCTTTTGCTCTTCAGGTCTACTGTCTGGATTGATGTGGGCATTGGGCACATACTGCTGGTTCCTGGCCAATAACTACCTGAGTGCGGTCATTACCTTTCCTATCGTCAGTGCAGTAAGTGCATCACATCCGAACAGCTGAGTGGGCTGGTTGATGGAATGAACACTTTCTTTAAAACCACTTGAACTGGCAGATGCAAATTGATTATTTGCATACTGCTATATGTTGAGAGAGAACATCACACTGAGTAACACTCAAGGCTTGTTCAGAGGTTTCAGGTATGCTTAACATCCATCAACATCCCAGTGTAATCTGATGAAGAGACACTTGAGATGTTCAGCTGCAAACCTAAACAGACCAGCATGGTGAATGGCTCAGGTCACCCAAAAGATTTCTTTGCATCTGCTAGTGGTATCGGGTAATGCATAATTTATCTGTGGACATTTTGAGTgtccagaataaaaaaaaagttaatgtcCAAGAAGAGCATGACTATTCAGTAAATGCAGTGGCAATCTGCATATTATCATTTTTTGTGTACAAGATtttttggcctgatggtgtagcaaaaatgtcaaaggcACAAaaaaggattcatcctctggggaccatagAAATCGAgccattatttttcattataggttttaatgaaagaaaagtgtTGGTCAAGGGGGATATTCTGACCCAAATGAAAGGTGACAGGGTCACCAAAAGTCATCCATAGGTTTTTCTCTGGGGCCAATTTTAATGGCAGTTGTTGAGACGTCTTGCTCCAGACTCAGTGTTGGATGGATCAACCTGCTGTCCTTGAGCCCTGGTGAGGCAAAACTAATGCCATCCTGCATCACGTTTACATTCATGCTTTTTCACTTGTCAGCATATAGTTTGGTTCAGTCACTGAATGTAATGAACATGGTCGCCTCTAAAGGCCACTAACAAACCTTCAGATGTTTATTATTCTAATCCCTTATTAAAGCAATGCAAATATTATTATTGGCATGTTAAAACTGGCCCAATTAAAAGTATTCATTAAAATGGGCTCAAGGAAAAAGATTCATCCATCCATGCTTGTTAAGACAATATAGACAGTCTATATAACCTACAATATGTTAATTATCAGTGACTACACAGTaccatgtatgtgtatgtacagcTGCGGCATAACTGAAATAAACTGTCGCAAAAGTCCTCAACAtttctgtcctccttttcccccttcctcctcGAAGTTGCAGAAGATGTCACAACAAATAACCAGCTTCAGTTACATTCAcacattgattcatttttgcTCGGTACTTACTGGTAAATGTGAAAGGGGGAAAATAAGGATCACTATACAAAGTAATATGCATGAGTTTAAAAACCTCCCTTGCAAGACCCTCAAGATCTGGAAGCAGATTAAAGGTAAATAACTTGAATCATTGGTTCATGCTAAATAAATAGTTTGTTGTCTGCTTTCTTCTCTGTAGGGTTACGGTCTGGTTGCAGCACTGTGGGGATCCTTGGTGTTCAGAGAGATTAAGGTGAGTAGGTGTACAGACACAGTTTACCAAGGAGAACATTACTTTAAGCGTCATCCAACTGAAGATTCACTGGTGAAACTACTTTATTATGAATCTGAAATGGAAAAGCTTTCATGATTCAgttcctgtaaaaaaaagaacacaatagAAACCAAACATTTTGAGTAGAGGTGATGTTAAACACCTGTTTTCCCCCTCAGGGGTTAGCCAACTGCTTCATCTTTTCCTTGGCCTCCTGTGTCGTGCTGACCGGCTCCTTGCTGACTGCCATCTCAAAGCTCTAATAATGTaaatcatattttcattatatatttaCTGCTGTTCTCTAATTGACTTACAGTAGAAAACAATGTCCTTGGTTTTATAAAACTCTTTGAACCCCATTGAAATAAACCAAAATGCATGGTGAATGTAACGCTTTCTTTGTTAGATTTTGGAAATGTCCTAATGAACCAGCAGGGTTTATACTCTGAGCTAACATTTGGTGGCAGTGTCTTACAGCAACAACCCTCATTCCTTCTGGTTGGttataaaatgtacatacatgttTAACACGTCACTCACAAGCTAACAGTTGTTGTCAGAGCGACTGTAATATTAAGCTATTgcacgtttgtttgtttggcttttttgtgtgtttgtttgttttggctcacACATGCTGCTATCAAAACATCTATGATATTGACACATAACTGTGTACATCTGCTcccacaaacaacattttatatgCATTTGTCTCATATAGAAATCTGGCATACAGTACTTATATTCCTGTCAACAGTGTGGTTGTTTTCTCGCAGTTCCTGGCCTCATGCCCGTCTTCTCCCCATACAGCTCACTTTGTGTGCAGTGTAATGTCATTGAAGCAGTGTGCTCTGATTGGTTTGGATGGTGCATATGGGGGAACATAGATGATGGCACAAAGTTGACTGGAGTGGCCTTCCTGAATAAATATATGGTGTTCATTAAATCACattggaggtggaggaagatgtGGTACTGAGGTTATGCTATGTTAGTCAATTAAAAGTGTGactaaatattacaaataaaacaaaaagatggtTGATGCTGTTGCCTGGTTTGCTTGAAAGATGTGCCAACAGTAAGATTGACCTTTTTAAATACAGTGGTTGTTCACACATGTTTGCAAACAAGAGCTTAGCCCTCAGTCTTgacagacaaaagcaaacattaattATTAAGAGGGAGCACAAGTGAGGGCCGTATCACTGTGCTGATTGTATAACTCGAGataattttgtatttattacagTTAAAGTAACACAAAGATCAATTGTTTAATTGAGAAGAGAAGCTGTTCTCTGAAGAATTTGATAATTTCAGACTTTGGTGCCCCCTAGTGGTGGTCTACCAGAAGCTACAAAGCAATGCACACAgcttaaataaattaaatgaataaacatgGTTTGTTGTGGCTATTGTCCAATGGTTCAGACCAATAAAgagtttcagttttcagtgtaGAGACTAAAAAGCCAACACTTAACATATATAACAGTTTAACTATCAATTATTTCTATTTCACAACATCACAATGATTTGTTTGACGGTGcctaaatgtttcatgaaaacACTAATATTAATCATGTAAATATCTATgcatgggttttttttataaatgaataatgaaaatctAAAGACTGGAACTACTTTTCACAAGAAaactcatgtttgtgtttttttttagcttttctgAGAGTGCCCTTTTTatggacattttcttttggcaTTTATGCTTCAGTGGACGGGTCACAGTGACGAGACAGACATCATAGAAATGAGAGATGACACAGGTTTCCTGGATGAGACGGGTTTTCACAGAAGGAGATGACATTTGGCT
It encodes:
- the tmem144b gene encoding transmembrane protein 144b, yielding MLEAKHPPLLLFVTALLMVSCHSTEHAAEPAAKCGENAATCKLETSDFTFNSTNMTQFGYGIAANVVAVLLYGSNFVPVKRIETGDGMFFQWVTCAAIWVVSMVGDLMLQSPKFYPFAMLGGVIWATGNIAVVPIVKAIGLALGILIWGSSSLLMGWASSRFGWFGITAQDVSRPILNYCGAGLCVLSGLIFFFVKTDVELHPNSESMPLLIDRRTNSSSYGPSSSEFWIDVIGPKTKRFIGCLLAVVSGLLYGSSFAPILYIKSHSSSHDSMFHGASVYDLDYVYAQCSGIFVASTVYFAIYCAAMNNKPRVYSRAILPGLLSGLMWALGTYCWFLANNYLSAVITFPIVSAGYGLVAALWGSLVFREIKGLANCFIFSLASCVVLTGSLLTAISKL